A window of the Cannabis sativa cultivar Pink pepper isolate KNU-18-1 chromosome X, ASM2916894v1, whole genome shotgun sequence genome harbors these coding sequences:
- the LOC115714466 gene encoding peamaclein, whose protein sequence is MKLIFATFLLVCLVLSSSFFEASMAGSEFCDSKCKVRCSKAGVQDRCLKYCNICCEKCHCVPSGTYGNKDECPCYRDLKNSKGHPKCP, encoded by the exons atgaagctcATTTTTGCAACTTTTCTACTCGTTTGTCTTGTTCTAAGCTCCTCTTTTTTTGAGGCATCCATGGCTGGTTCAG AGTTTTGTGACTCGAAGTGCAAAGTGAGGTGTTCAAAGGCAGGAGTGCAGGACAGGTGCCTTAAGTACTGCAATATCTGTTGTGAAAAATGTCACTGCGTTCCGTCTGGGACGTACGGAAACAAGGACGAATGCCCTTGCTACCGGGATCTCAAGAACTCCAAGGGACATCCCAAATGCCCTTAA